The Pseudofrankia inefficax genome window below encodes:
- a CDS encoding BlaI/MecI/CopY family transcriptional regulator — MGSEGRSRRRPGQLEAEVLSALWAADRPLAPGEVQAALGDGLAYTTVMTILNRLHAKGELTRTADGRTFLYQPALSTAEFTARRMRGLLEQVDDPVGVLARFVGSLKPGEEQALRDLLNHPRQDVDGPGAEG, encoded by the coding sequence ATGGGCTCCGAGGGCAGGTCGCGGCGGCGGCCGGGACAGCTGGAGGCCGAGGTGCTCTCCGCGCTGTGGGCCGCCGACCGGCCGCTCGCGCCAGGAGAGGTACAGGCCGCGCTGGGCGACGGCCTCGCCTACACGACGGTGATGACCATCCTCAACCGCCTGCACGCCAAGGGTGAGCTGACCCGGACCGCCGATGGCCGCACCTTCCTCTACCAGCCGGCCCTGAGCACGGCCGAGTTCACCGCCCGCCGGATGCGCGGCCTGCTGGAGCAGGTCGACGACCCGGTCGGGGTGCTCGCCCGGTTCGTCGGCAGCCTGAAGCCCGGCGAGGAGCAGGCGCTGCGTGACCTGCTGAACCACCCGCGCCAGGACGTGGACGGACCAGGGGCCGAGGGCTGA
- a CDS encoding CaiB/BaiF CoA transferase family protein — protein MADVGPLAGIRVLEVATHVFVPMASAVLAEWGAQVVKVEHPVTGDPYRALTTVGLHNVYRGVDPFFQSANRGKRSVGIDLAHPDGRALLGRLLQDTDVFVTSLREDGLRRLRLDVEDVRADAPSVIYVRGTAFGSRGPDAGRGGYDTGAYWARSGMQHLYTSPAEWPGPPRPAFGDLVAGLALAGAVSTALYRRATTGEPSVIDSSLLAAGLWQVQPDVVNARLDAAGRTGTRVDRQAVWNPLMLTYRTADDRFVALMMLTPDRYWPDLCAAVGHPELAVDPRFVDLDARRRNAAACVDELDAVFATRTLADWRAALAGFAGEWAPVQTPREVHDDPQVVANGYVADVEMAGGFGLPMVTAPVQFDGRPSRPTRAPEHGEHTEDVLLGLGLSWEEITALKERGAVL, from the coding sequence GTGGCTGACGTCGGTCCGCTGGCGGGGATCCGGGTGCTGGAGGTGGCCACGCACGTCTTCGTGCCGATGGCCAGCGCGGTGCTCGCCGAGTGGGGCGCCCAGGTCGTCAAGGTCGAGCATCCGGTCACCGGCGACCCGTACCGGGCGTTGACCACGGTCGGGCTGCACAACGTCTACCGCGGCGTCGACCCGTTCTTCCAGTCCGCCAACCGGGGCAAGCGGTCGGTCGGCATCGATCTCGCGCACCCGGACGGCCGGGCCCTGCTGGGCCGGCTGCTCCAGGACACCGACGTGTTCGTCACCAGCCTGCGCGAGGACGGCCTGCGCAGGCTGCGCCTCGACGTCGAGGACGTGCGGGCCGACGCGCCGTCGGTGATCTACGTCCGCGGCACCGCGTTCGGCTCCCGCGGCCCGGACGCGGGCCGCGGCGGCTACGACACCGGCGCCTACTGGGCCCGCAGCGGCATGCAGCACCTCTACACCTCGCCGGCCGAGTGGCCAGGACCGCCGCGGCCTGCCTTCGGCGACCTCGTCGCGGGTCTCGCGCTCGCCGGCGCCGTCAGCACCGCGCTCTACCGGCGCGCGACCACCGGGGAGCCGTCCGTCATCGACTCGTCGTTGCTGGCCGCGGGGCTCTGGCAGGTCCAGCCGGACGTCGTGAACGCCCGGCTGGACGCCGCGGGCCGGACGGGCACCCGGGTCGACCGGCAGGCGGTGTGGAACCCGCTGATGCTCACCTACCGGACGGCGGACGACCGGTTCGTCGCGCTGATGATGCTCACGCCGGACCGGTACTGGCCCGACCTGTGCGCCGCGGTGGGCCACCCGGAGCTCGCCGTGGATCCGCGGTTCGTGGATCTGGACGCCCGGCGGCGCAACGCCGCCGCCTGCGTCGACGAGCTCGACGCCGTCTTCGCCACCCGGACGCTCGCGGACTGGCGGGCGGCGCTGGCCGGGTTCGCGGGGGAGTGGGCGCCGGTGCAGACCCCGCGCGAGGTCCACGACGACCCGCAGGTGGTCGCGAACGGCTACGTGGCCGACGTCGAGATGGCCGGCGGCTTCGGCCTGCCGATGGTCACCGCGCCGGTCCAGTTCGACGGGCGGCCGAGCCGGCCGACCCGCGCGCCCGAGCACGGCGAGCACACCGAGGACGTCCTGCTCGGGCTCGGCCTGAGCTGGGAGGAGATCACCGCGCTGAAGGAGCGTGGCGCGGTCCTCTGA
- a CDS encoding TetR/AcrR family transcriptional regulator, whose translation MSEQTDRADRLSLPNASRGWRDDTRTSRRGTGRTSRGRQTHDQLLDAARVVFERDGFLRARVADICDEAGTSHGSFYTYFVSKEEIFRKVVDSVEVDLLTVDPAPSETDPVERIRAANEHYLRSYAANAGIMRVIHQVATIDAEVWRIRTQRQNAFAQTIERRIRALQQDGVADPAVQPEYAAQALGGMVAHFAELLFNSRDPVGLDVESATEELTRLWANALGIPARAETA comes from the coding sequence GTGTCCGAACAGACCGACCGTGCCGACCGGCTTTCCTTACCCAATGCCAGTCGCGGCTGGCGCGACGACACGCGGACCAGCCGGCGCGGCACCGGTCGCACCAGTCGGGGCCGGCAGACCCATGACCAGCTGCTCGACGCGGCGCGGGTCGTGTTCGAACGTGACGGCTTCCTGCGCGCCCGGGTGGCCGACATCTGCGACGAGGCCGGCACGTCCCACGGCTCGTTCTACACGTACTTCGTGTCCAAGGAAGAGATCTTCCGGAAGGTCGTCGACTCGGTCGAGGTCGACCTGCTCACCGTGGACCCGGCTCCCTCGGAGACCGACCCGGTCGAGCGCATCCGCGCGGCCAACGAGCACTACCTGCGCTCGTACGCCGCCAACGCCGGGATCATGCGGGTCATCCACCAGGTCGCCACGATCGACGCCGAGGTCTGGCGGATTCGCACCCAGCGCCAGAACGCGTTCGCGCAGACCATCGAGCGGCGCATCCGGGCACTGCAGCAGGACGGGGTCGCCGATCCCGCGGTCCAGCCGGAGTACGCGGCCCAGGCGCTCGGCGGCATGGTCGCGCACTTCGCCGAGCTGCTGTTCAACTCGCGCGACCCGGTCGGCCTGGACGTCGAGTCCGCCACCGAGGAGCTCACCCGGCTGTGGGCGAACGCCCTGGGCATCCCGGCCCGCGCCGAGACCGCCTGA
- a CDS encoding alpha/beta hydrolase domain-containing protein, producing MAVSGIRRRPGERTPIGRLLRGRPGTRVATLACLAVLGLATACGGSGGGGTASPAATTTGPASATRTTPRVAGPAAAFSPLTGGNGVFIGAPTPENVSAGGYVEQEFAAAGTASSYKTDGAVNGDGRWRFVPDANAPYRTRVLVRRPTDPKKFSGTVVLEWLNVSGGVDADPEWTSLHEELMRAGDIWVGVSAQLIGVSGGAVAVTLPGANTVAGKGLKAIDPARYGSLQHPGDGFAFDIFTQVARAVGAGAGTAGQAPKRLIAAGESQSAFAMVTYYNGVQPLTHEFDGFLVHSRGKAGLPLAAPGKYADIAGSLSGVTTIMRTDQDAPVLDIQTESDVTGILNAYPARQPDTDRFRDWEVTGTAHADAHLVGPNASTLDCGLPINNGPMHVVAKAALRALVHWVTTGTVPVTAPRFDVDDSTGTPQIRRDGDGIAIGGIRTPPVEVPVAALSGATGPNPSVICLLLGSTKPLPASRIAALYPSRADYQRRYDAATTAAIKAGFVLPEDRAAMAAFADPAVVQG from the coding sequence ATGGCCGTTTCCGGAATCCGCCGGCGACCTGGCGAACGAACCCCGATCGGTCGACTGTTACGCGGCCGGCCCGGCACCCGCGTCGCCACCCTGGCGTGCCTCGCGGTGCTCGGGCTCGCCACCGCGTGCGGCGGCAGCGGCGGCGGTGGCACCGCGTCCCCCGCGGCCACCACGACCGGCCCGGCGTCCGCCACCAGGACGACCCCGCGGGTGGCCGGCCCGGCGGCCGCGTTCTCGCCCCTGACCGGTGGGAACGGCGTCTTCATCGGCGCGCCGACCCCCGAGAACGTCAGCGCGGGCGGCTACGTCGAGCAGGAGTTCGCGGCGGCGGGAACCGCGTCCTCCTACAAGACCGACGGCGCGGTCAACGGGGACGGCCGGTGGAGGTTCGTGCCCGACGCGAACGCTCCCTACCGGACGAGAGTCCTGGTCCGCCGGCCCACCGACCCCAAGAAGTTCAGCGGCACGGTCGTCCTCGAATGGCTGAACGTCAGCGGCGGTGTCGACGCCGACCCCGAGTGGACCAGTCTCCACGAGGAGCTCATGCGCGCGGGCGACATCTGGGTCGGGGTGTCGGCCCAGCTGATCGGCGTGTCGGGCGGAGCGGTGGCGGTGACGCTGCCCGGCGCCAACACCGTCGCGGGCAAGGGCCTCAAGGCGATCGACCCGGCGCGGTACGGGTCGCTGCAGCATCCCGGTGACGGGTTCGCGTTCGACATCTTCACCCAGGTGGCCCGCGCCGTCGGGGCCGGTGCGGGAACCGCCGGTCAGGCGCCGAAGCGGCTGATCGCGGCGGGTGAGTCGCAGTCCGCCTTCGCGATGGTCACCTACTACAACGGCGTCCAGCCGCTGACCCACGAGTTCGACGGGTTCCTGGTGCACAGCCGGGGCAAGGCCGGCCTCCCGCTGGCCGCGCCGGGCAAGTACGCCGACATCGCCGGATCGCTGAGCGGCGTCACGACGATCATGCGGACCGACCAGGACGCACCGGTGCTGGACATCCAGACGGAGTCCGACGTCACCGGAATCCTCAACGCCTACCCGGCCCGCCAGCCCGACACGGACCGCTTCCGGGACTGGGAGGTCACCGGTACGGCGCACGCGGACGCGCACCTGGTCGGGCCGAACGCCAGCACGCTGGACTGCGGCCTGCCGATCAACAACGGCCCGATGCACGTGGTCGCGAAGGCGGCCCTGCGCGCGTTGGTGCACTGGGTCACGACCGGAACGGTGCCCGTCACCGCGCCGCGGTTCGACGTGGATGACTCGACGGGCACGCCCCAGATCCGGCGGGACGGCGACGGCATCGCGATCGGTGGGATCCGCACGCCGCCGGTCGAGGTGCCGGTGGCCGCCCTCTCCGGCGCGACCGGGCCGAACCCGTCGGTGATCTGCCTGCTGCTCGGATCGACGAAGCCGCTGCCCGCCAGCCGGATCGCCGCGCTGTACCCGAGCCGGGCCGACTACCAGCGGCGTTACGACGCCGCGACCACCGCCGCGATCAAGGCGGGCTTCGTCCTGCCGGAGGACCGGGCCGCGATGGCCGCGTTCGCGGATCCTGCGGTGGTCCAGGGCTGA
- a CDS encoding DedA family protein: MEHFITTYGIAAVFVLMVLESACIPIPSEVTMLVGGAMSAGAFAGSKPSLVLVIAAGVVGNVIGSYIAWAVGRYGGTPLIMKFGRYVFLREHDLDKAERWFDNRGAISVLVGRLLPVIRTFISLPAGIARMNPVKFGIYTTLGCIPWTAALAIAGYQVGGNYKHIADDFKGPTYIILVIVIVVAGFLAYRHIKRTRAAASAPGAPDDRTMAVDRRGPRHRRGGAADTHAADTRDVPNERPGSDRWTDERDETRARW, from the coding sequence GTGGAGCACTTCATCACCACCTACGGGATCGCCGCGGTGTTCGTGCTGATGGTCCTCGAGTCCGCGTGCATCCCGATCCCGTCCGAAGTGACCATGCTGGTCGGCGGCGCGATGTCGGCTGGGGCGTTCGCGGGCTCGAAGCCAAGCCTCGTCCTGGTGATCGCGGCCGGAGTGGTCGGCAACGTCATCGGCAGCTACATCGCCTGGGCCGTCGGCCGGTATGGCGGCACCCCGCTGATCATGAAGTTCGGCAGGTACGTCTTCCTGCGAGAGCACGACCTCGACAAGGCCGAACGCTGGTTCGACAACCGTGGCGCGATCTCGGTCCTGGTCGGACGCCTGCTCCCGGTGATCCGGACGTTCATCTCGCTGCCCGCCGGCATCGCGCGGATGAACCCGGTGAAGTTCGGCATCTACACCACGCTCGGGTGCATCCCGTGGACCGCGGCGCTGGCCATCGCGGGCTACCAGGTCGGCGGCAACTACAAGCACATCGCCGACGACTTCAAGGGTCCCACCTACATCATCCTCGTGATCGTCATCGTGGTGGCGGGGTTCCTGGCCTACCGGCACATCAAGCGAACCCGCGCCGCCGCCAGCGCGCCGGGCGCGCCCGACGACCGGACCATGGCGGTCGACCGGCGCGGACCGCGCCACCGCCGTGGCGGCGCCGCGGACACGCACGCCGCGGACACACGGGACGTGCCGAACGAGCGCCCCGGCTCCGACCGGTGGACCGACGAGCGGGACGAGACCCGCGCCCGCTGGTAG
- a CDS encoding undecaprenyl-diphosphate phosphatase, whose product MSSDLTYLQSGVIGVLQGATELFPVSSLGHSVIIPALIGGSWKHLVTENSADKSPYLAFIVALHVATALALLIFYRSDWVRLIRAFGQTLRSRKIETSEQRLAWMVIVGTIPTGIIGLALEHTLRTIFAKPVAVSVFLAINGVVLYTGQRMRDRAERSSVAATQGRDGLTSPLAPANDAAIAEAGYPATAGGGDAPTLALRIPGRSRSRVPAQAGAGQGAAHPTGRGRAKTLDNLTVKEATVIGLYQSLALLAGISRSGVTMIGSLSRGLNNEDAARFAFLLATPIILAAGLFKLPELAGSETKGIHGQIVFGAVLAGIAAYLTTRFLVRYFETRTLTPFAIYCFVAGVLCTVRFAFF is encoded by the coding sequence GTGTCCAGTGACCTGACCTACCTGCAGTCAGGCGTGATCGGCGTGCTGCAGGGGGCCACCGAGCTGTTCCCGGTGTCGAGCCTGGGGCACTCGGTGATTATCCCGGCCCTGATCGGCGGGTCATGGAAGCACCTGGTGACCGAGAACTCGGCCGACAAGTCGCCGTACCTGGCCTTCATCGTGGCGCTGCACGTGGCGACCGCGCTCGCGCTGCTGATCTTCTACCGGTCCGACTGGGTCCGCCTGATCAGGGCCTTCGGGCAGACGCTGCGGTCCCGCAAGATCGAGACGTCGGAACAGCGGCTGGCCTGGATGGTCATCGTCGGGACCATCCCCACCGGCATCATCGGCCTCGCGCTCGAGCACACGCTGCGGACGATCTTCGCCAAGCCGGTCGCGGTCTCCGTGTTCCTGGCCATCAACGGGGTCGTCCTCTACACCGGGCAACGGATGCGTGACCGCGCCGAGCGCTCCTCGGTGGCCGCTACCCAGGGCCGGGACGGCCTGACCTCTCCCCTGGCGCCCGCGAACGACGCGGCGATCGCCGAGGCCGGCTACCCCGCGACGGCCGGCGGCGGGGACGCGCCGACCCTCGCGCTCAGGATTCCCGGGCGGTCCCGGTCCCGGGTGCCGGCCCAGGCCGGGGCCGGCCAGGGCGCCGCCCATCCCACCGGGCGAGGCCGGGCCAAGACCCTGGACAACCTCACCGTCAAGGAAGCGACCGTCATCGGGCTGTACCAGTCGCTGGCGCTGCTCGCCGGCATCTCCCGGTCCGGCGTCACCATGATCGGCAGCCTCTCCCGCGGGCTCAACAACGAGGACGCGGCCCGGTTCGCCTTCCTGCTCGCGACGCCGATCATCCTCGCGGCCGGCCTGTTCAAGCTGCCCGAACTCGCAGGCAGCGAGACGAAGGGCATCCACGGTCAGATCGTCTTCGGCGCGGTACTCGCTGGGATCGCGGCCTACCTGACCACCCGCTTCCTGGTCAGGTACTTCGAGACACGTACGCTCACGCCGTTCGCCATCTACTGCTTTGTGGCCGGCGTCCTGTGCACCGTGCGGTTCGCCTTCTTCTAG
- a CDS encoding cytochrome P450, translated as MTSSDNATVGSDVYYDPYDATIDVDPYPTWRRLRDEAPLYYNEKFDFFALSRFGDVEAALSDWHTYRSGRGSVLELIRANIELPPGIILFEDPPVHTVHRKILAQVFTPKKMNALEPKVREFCARSLDPLVGAGRFDFIKDLGAQMPMRTIGYLLGIPEEDQEAIRDRFDEGLKLTGDGTDLPTPDMSYSGDEFGEYIDWRAKNPSDDIMTELLTAQFEDETGTTRTLSREEILTYITLLTGAGNETTTRLVGWAGKVLAENPDQRRELATDRSLIPNAIEELLRYEAPSPVQARYVANDVTYHGQTVPEGSIMVLLNGSGNRDERRYPDPDHFDIRRDVGRHLTFGYGIHHCLGAALARLEGRVALDEVLQRFPEWEVDWPNAVQARTSTVRGWETLPVHTG; from the coding sequence ATGACGAGCAGCGACAACGCGACAGTCGGCAGCGACGTCTACTACGACCCCTACGACGCGACGATCGACGTCGACCCCTATCCGACCTGGCGCCGGCTGCGCGACGAGGCCCCGCTCTACTACAACGAGAAGTTCGACTTCTTCGCGCTGAGCCGGTTCGGCGACGTCGAGGCGGCGCTGTCCGACTGGCACACCTACCGCTCCGGCCGCGGCTCGGTGCTGGAGCTCATCCGGGCGAACATCGAGCTGCCGCCCGGGATCATCCTTTTCGAGGACCCGCCGGTTCACACGGTCCACCGCAAGATCCTCGCCCAGGTCTTCACGCCGAAGAAGATGAACGCCCTCGAGCCGAAGGTCCGCGAGTTCTGCGCCCGCAGCCTCGACCCGCTCGTCGGCGCGGGCCGGTTCGACTTCATCAAGGACCTCGGCGCCCAGATGCCGATGCGCACCATCGGCTACCTGCTCGGCATCCCCGAGGAGGACCAGGAGGCGATCCGGGACCGTTTCGACGAGGGCCTGAAGCTCACCGGCGACGGCACCGACCTCCCGACGCCGGACATGAGCTACAGCGGCGACGAGTTCGGCGAGTACATCGACTGGCGCGCCAAGAACCCGTCCGACGACATCATGACCGAGCTGCTGACCGCGCAGTTCGAGGACGAGACGGGCACGACGCGCACGCTCAGCCGCGAGGAGATCCTCACCTACATCACGCTGCTGACCGGGGCGGGCAACGAGACGACCACCCGGCTGGTCGGCTGGGCCGGCAAGGTCCTCGCCGAGAACCCCGACCAGCGCCGCGAGCTCGCCACCGACCGCTCGCTCATCCCGAACGCGATCGAGGAGCTGCTGCGCTACGAGGCGCCCTCCCCGGTCCAGGCCCGTTATGTCGCGAACGACGTCACCTACCACGGCCAGACCGTCCCCGAGGGCAGCATCATGGTGCTGCTCAACGGCTCCGGGAACCGCGACGAACGCCGCTACCCCGACCCGGACCACTTCGACATCCGCCGCGACGTCGGCCGTCACCTCACCTTCGGCTACGGCATCCACCACTGCCTCGGCGCGGCCCTCGCCCGCCTCGAAGGCCGCGTCGCCCTCGACGAGGTCCTCCAGCGCTTCCCCGAGTGGGAGGTCGACTGGCCGAACGCCGTCCAGGCGCGCACGTCCACCGTCCGCGGCTGGGAGACCCTCCCCGTCCACACCGGCTGA
- a CDS encoding TIGR03617 family F420-dependent LLM class oxidoreductase, which produces MALKIDVMLANSVVEAADRARALEGTGVDGVFTFENSHDLFFPLVAAAPVCSLDLMTNVAIAFPRSPMHLAHAAYDLHLLSAGRFRLGLGSQVRAHVEHRFGARWGKPVAQMREWVLATRAILDSWQHGGRLDFRGEYTTHTLMTPAFNPGPNPYGVPKVLVGALGPRMNQMAAEVADGILVMPFNSDRHMRTRTMPAIEAGLAVAGRSRGDLELTAEVIVAVGRTDEELATARAATFLLAFYGSTPAYRPVLDAEGWGDLQPELNALSKRGEWTTMTGLIDDEMLRTLAVWGTPDEVAAEIVARYGDCDRICAYFPGYAAGDDLIADFAAAVRSASAQTA; this is translated from the coding sequence GTGGCGTTGAAAATCGATGTGATGCTGGCGAACTCGGTGGTCGAGGCCGCCGACCGGGCCCGGGCGCTGGAAGGCACCGGCGTCGACGGTGTCTTCACCTTCGAGAACTCCCACGACCTGTTCTTCCCACTGGTCGCGGCGGCTCCGGTGTGCTCGCTCGACCTGATGACGAACGTCGCGATCGCGTTTCCGCGCAGCCCGATGCATCTCGCGCACGCGGCCTACGACCTGCACCTGCTCTCGGCGGGCCGCTTCCGGCTCGGCCTCGGCTCGCAGGTACGGGCGCACGTGGAGCATCGGTTCGGTGCCCGCTGGGGGAAGCCCGTCGCGCAGATGCGGGAATGGGTGCTCGCCACCAGGGCGATCCTGGACAGCTGGCAGCACGGCGGCCGGCTCGACTTCCGCGGGGAGTACACGACCCACACCCTGATGACTCCGGCCTTCAACCCGGGGCCGAACCCGTATGGCGTTCCGAAGGTGCTCGTCGGCGCGCTCGGGCCCCGCATGAACCAGATGGCCGCCGAGGTCGCCGACGGCATTCTCGTGATGCCGTTCAACAGCGACCGGCACATGCGGACCCGGACGATGCCCGCCATCGAGGCGGGCCTCGCGGTGGCCGGCCGGTCACGCGGCGATCTGGAGCTGACCGCCGAGGTCATCGTCGCCGTCGGGCGCACCGACGAGGAGCTGGCGACCGCGCGGGCCGCGACCTTCCTGCTCGCGTTCTACGGGTCGACACCGGCCTACCGGCCGGTGCTCGACGCCGAGGGCTGGGGCGACCTGCAGCCCGAGCTGAACGCGCTGTCCAAACGGGGCGAGTGGACGACGATGACCGGGCTGATCGACGACGAGATGTTGCGGACCCTCGCGGTCTGGGGCACCCCGGACGAGGTGGCCGCCGAGATCGTCGCCCGCTACGGCGACTGCGACCGGATCTGCGCCTACTTCCCCGGCTACGCGGCCGGCGACGACCTCATCGCCGACTTCGCCGCCGCCGTGCGGTCCGCCTCGGCCCAGACCGCCTGA
- a CDS encoding type II toxin-antitoxin system Phd/YefM family antitoxin produces MQTLPISKAKDRLNELVDAVALTREQVTITRNGSPAAVLVGVDEWESIQETLYWLSQPGIRESVAEADADADAGRVLGEDEMRARFGVPHGDR; encoded by the coding sequence GTGCAGACGCTGCCTATCTCGAAGGCCAAGGACCGACTGAACGAACTAGTCGACGCCGTTGCCCTCACCCGCGAGCAGGTCACCATCACCAGAAACGGTTCCCCGGCAGCCGTGCTCGTCGGCGTCGACGAGTGGGAGTCGATCCAGGAGACCCTGTACTGGCTGTCCCAGCCAGGGATTCGCGAGTCCGTCGCCGAAGCGGACGCGGACGCCGACGCCGGACGGGTTCTCGGCGAGGACGAGATGCGCGCCCGCTTCGGCGTTCCCCACGGCGACCGGTGA
- a CDS encoding LacI family DNA-binding transcriptional regulator: MPQPNPRITINDVAAAAGVSVATVSKVINGRYGVAAATSARVRAVIGELGYEASLVAQSLRNQRTNVIGILTADLDPFSAELFKGAADEVRGSGFELIVYSASGRPEDQAGWEHRALSRLSGTLIDGAVLVTPTVVDVRRGTLVVAVDPRAGLPGLPGLPTVASDDRRGARLATEHLLGLGHRRIALLTSRPDPWTEQPREQGYREALAAAGLGPDIAVAGPGPRAYRRAGLALLARAERPTAVFATTDVGAVATVRAAAELGLRVPTDLSVVGFGNVPESALNAPPLTTVQQPIKEMGRRAVTLLLGLLRGDAAPAAHVTLATRLVVRASTLPPPADRAG, encoded by the coding sequence GTGCCGCAGCCGAACCCACGCATCACGATCAACGACGTCGCGGCCGCGGCCGGCGTGTCCGTCGCGACCGTCTCGAAAGTGATCAACGGCCGCTACGGGGTCGCGGCGGCGACCAGCGCGCGGGTCCGCGCCGTCATCGGCGAACTCGGCTACGAGGCGAGCCTCGTGGCGCAGAGCCTGCGCAACCAGCGCACCAACGTGATCGGGATCCTCACGGCCGACCTGGACCCGTTCAGCGCCGAGCTGTTCAAGGGCGCCGCCGACGAGGTCCGCGGCAGCGGCTTCGAGCTGATCGTCTACTCGGCCAGTGGCCGCCCCGAGGACCAGGCCGGCTGGGAGCACCGCGCCCTGTCGAGGCTGTCGGGCACGCTCATCGACGGCGCGGTGCTGGTGACGCCGACCGTGGTCGACGTGCGGCGGGGCACCCTGGTCGTGGCGGTCGACCCGCGCGCCGGCCTGCCCGGCCTGCCCGGCCTGCCGACGGTGGCCTCGGACGATCGCCGCGGCGCCCGGCTCGCCACCGAGCACCTGCTGGGGCTCGGCCACCGGCGGATCGCCCTGCTGACGAGCCGGCCCGACCCCTGGACCGAGCAGCCGCGCGAGCAGGGGTACCGGGAGGCCCTGGCCGCGGCCGGACTCGGCCCGGACATCGCCGTCGCCGGCCCCGGCCCGCGGGCCTACCGCCGCGCTGGTCTCGCCCTGTTAGCCAGGGCCGAGCGGCCCACGGCGGTGTTCGCCACGACCGACGTCGGCGCGGTCGCGACGGTCCGCGCCGCGGCGGAGCTCGGCCTGCGCGTCCCCACCGACCTCTCGGTGGTGGGCTTCGGCAACGTTCCCGAGTCGGCGCTGAACGCCCCGCCGCTGACCACCGTCCAGCAGCCGATCAAGGAGATGGGCCGGCGCGCCGTCACACTGCTGCTCGGCCTGCTGCGCGGCGACGCCGCGCCGGCGGCGCACGTCACGCTCGCCACCCGCCTGGTCGTGCGCGCCTCCACCCTGCCGCCGCCGGCGGACCGCGCCGGCTGA
- a CDS encoding type II toxin-antitoxin system RelE family toxin, which produces MSHQVVFTARAQRDLDQVPPRVVPAIVEFAFGDLADGPRRVGKPLDRELTGILSARRGPYRVLYRVDDDKKRVTILRVAHRADAYRPWTA; this is translated from the coding sequence ATGAGCCACCAGGTCGTCTTCACCGCGCGGGCTCAGCGCGACCTCGACCAGGTCCCGCCGCGCGTCGTTCCCGCGATTGTCGAGTTCGCCTTCGGCGACCTTGCCGATGGGCCGAGGCGCGTAGGCAAGCCGCTCGACCGCGAACTCACCGGCATCCTCAGCGCTCGTCGCGGCCCTTACCGCGTCCTCTACCGGGTCGATGACGACAAGAAACGCGTCACCATCCTGCGTGTGGCCCACCGAGCCGACGCCTACCGGCCGTGGACCGCCTGA
- a CDS encoding M48 family metalloprotease gives MLLSVCLAGAAALVLLAVARPAARRLPPARAALLLATSALGGAAVWVIVVGLLAVLLVGQAPPVAAVGRWSARLVGAGDPVPTIASVAAWVAVAVGLAGAVMLARRLVAEARRWLPAYRSDRCAGVLVVVDDPEPAALAVPGWPGRIVVSSGMLRALPAEERRVLLAHEHCHLSHAHWLFRFVVRLAAAACPLARPYVAACDHALERWADEAAAAATGDRRLTAQAVARAALARHDAARTTAAAFTDGHISDRVAALLAPPPRRRWLPAAAPLVVLAIAAVCALLAGHDVHELFEFARYPGHGA, from the coding sequence GTGTTGCTCTCTGTCTGCCTGGCCGGCGCGGCGGCGCTGGTACTGCTCGCGGTCGCCCGGCCGGCCGCTCGCCGGCTGCCCCCGGCGCGGGCGGCACTGCTGCTCGCGACCTCCGCGCTGGGCGGCGCCGCCGTCTGGGTGATCGTCGTCGGGCTGCTCGCGGTGCTGCTGGTCGGTCAGGCTCCGCCGGTCGCGGCGGTCGGGCGCTGGTCGGCCCGGCTGGTCGGCGCCGGGGACCCCGTGCCGACGATCGCCTCCGTCGCCGCGTGGGTCGCGGTCGCCGTCGGGCTCGCGGGCGCCGTGATGCTCGCCCGACGGCTGGTGGCGGAGGCGCGCCGCTGGCTGCCGGCCTACCGCTCGGACCGCTGCGCCGGCGTGCTCGTCGTCGTAGACGACCCGGAGCCGGCCGCGCTCGCGGTGCCCGGCTGGCCCGGGCGCATCGTCGTGTCGTCGGGCATGCTGCGGGCGCTGCCGGCCGAGGAGCGCCGCGTGCTGCTCGCCCACGAGCACTGCCACCTCAGTCACGCGCACTGGCTGTTCCGGTTCGTGGTGCGGCTCGCGGCGGCGGCCTGCCCGCTGGCCCGGCCCTACGTCGCCGCCTGCGACCACGCCCTGGAACGCTGGGCGGACGAGGCGGCCGCCGCCGCGACCGGCGACCGGCGCCTGACCGCGCAGGCAGTGGCCCGGGCGGCGCTCGCCCGGCACGACGCGGCGCGGACCACCGCCGCCGCGTTCACCGACGGTCACATCTCCGACCGCGTCGCCGCGCTGCTGGCCCCACCGCCCCGCCGCCGCTGGCTGCCCGCGGCGGCCCCGCTGGTGGTCCTGGCCATCGCCGCGGTCTGCGCCCTCCTGGCCGGCCACGACGTCCACGAGCTCTTCGAGTTCGCCCGCTACCCAGGCCACGGCGCCTGA